AAAACTGTTTCTTCTCGTAGGCTTATTTGTTATTACAGGTGTTTTCTTGCTGGGTTCAGGGAAGAGCAATAGATCAATCCAAAGCTCGAAGGTTGTTGCAGATACTGCTTTGGTTAAAAAGCATTTGATCGCAATGACCCAAACTCCACAATTTAGAAACCATAAAAATATAGACCAGCTGAATGCCATTGCAGACTATATCCATCAGACTTTTAGTACTTATGGTGACAGCACTGCTTATCAGGAATACAAAGTTGATGGAAAAATATATAAAAACGTTATTTCATCCTTTGGAACAGAAAATAAGAAGCGGATTATTATAGGTGCTCATTACGATGTTTGTGGAGATCAGCAGGGAGCAGACGACAATGCCACCGGAGTTACCGCTCTTCTGGAACTTGCAAGAATGCTTAAAGGACAAAAACTGAATTACAGAGTAGATCTTGTAGCCTATACCCTGGAAGAACCTCCTTATTTCAGGACTGAAAACATGGGAAGCTATGTTCATGCAAAATATTTAAAAGACAACAAGATCGATGTCTATGGAATGGCCAGTGTAGAAAT
The genomic region above belongs to Chryseobacterium culicis and contains:
- a CDS encoding M28 family peptidase, which gives rise to MNLKNIIKPTRKKLFLLVGLFVITGVFLLGSGKSNRSIQSSKVVADTALVKKHLIAMTQTPQFRNHKNIDQLNAIADYIHQTFSTYGDSTAYQEYKVDGKIYKNVISSFGTENKKRIIIGAHYDVCGDQQGADDNATGVTALLELARMLKGQKLNYRVDLVAYTLEEPPYFRTENMGSYVHAKYLKDNKIDVYGMASVEMIGYFKDEKDSQTFPVGLLSWIYGDQGDFITLVKKISGAGPFVRNFIGNFKDSGQIKTETFSAPKFVAGIDYSDHLNYWNFDFPALMITDTSFFRNKNYHEPTDTLETLDTKRMAKVIDAIFLSIIHLK